A region of Streptomyces sp. WMMC500 DNA encodes the following proteins:
- a CDS encoding inositol-3-phosphate synthase has translation MTVHSQDTAPQPGNPATADTGVWLIGARGSVATTVITGCAALAAGLHPPVGMVTETPPFADCGLPAPGRLVFGGHDVACTPLPKRADELAAGGVLPHGLPAAVGAELTAADEEIRTGGPEPGEPYDEEAVIDAYAADITDFVRRRNLARAVVVNVASTEPVAKGDALPASSCYAAAALRAGCAYVNFTPSTGLHHPRLRETAAAFGVPYAGRDGKTGQTLLRSVLAPMFLQRALEVRAWSGTNLLGGGDGANLAGDPAAAAAKNVGKERVLADSLGAGVDGEVHIDDVPALGDWKTAWDHVVFDGFLGTRMVLQTIWQGCDSALAAPLVLDLVRIVARAHEAGMSGPVPGLGFFFKDPDGGPPGLADQWRELLSVAERLRVPR, from the coding sequence GTGACGGTCCATTCGCAAGACACAGCGCCGCAACCGGGGAACCCGGCGACGGCCGATACCGGCGTCTGGCTCATCGGCGCCCGCGGCTCCGTCGCCACGACCGTGATCACCGGCTGCGCCGCGCTGGCCGCCGGACTCCACCCGCCGGTCGGCATGGTCACCGAGACCCCGCCGTTCGCCGACTGCGGGCTGCCGGCACCCGGCCGGCTGGTCTTCGGCGGCCACGACGTGGCCTGCACCCCACTGCCCAAGCGTGCGGACGAACTCGCCGCCGGCGGCGTGCTCCCGCACGGGCTGCCCGCCGCCGTCGGCGCCGAACTGACCGCCGCCGACGAGGAGATACGGACCGGCGGCCCGGAGCCCGGCGAGCCGTACGACGAGGAGGCGGTGATCGACGCGTACGCCGCCGACATCACCGACTTCGTACGCCGCCGCAACCTCGCCCGCGCCGTCGTCGTCAACGTCGCCTCCACCGAGCCGGTCGCCAAGGGCGACGCGCTGCCCGCCTCGTCCTGCTACGCCGCGGCGGCCCTCAGGGCCGGCTGCGCGTACGTCAACTTCACCCCCTCCACCGGCCTGCACCACCCGCGGCTGCGCGAGACCGCCGCCGCCTTCGGCGTGCCGTACGCGGGCCGCGACGGCAAGACCGGCCAGACGCTGCTGCGCTCGGTGCTGGCGCCGATGTTCCTGCAGCGGGCCCTGGAGGTACGCGCCTGGTCCGGCACCAACCTCCTCGGCGGCGGCGACGGCGCCAACCTCGCCGGCGACCCGGCCGCCGCGGCGGCCAAGAACGTCGGCAAGGAGCGGGTGCTCGCCGACTCCCTCGGCGCCGGCGTCGACGGCGAGGTGCACATCGACGACGTGCCCGCACTCGGCGACTGGAAGACCGCCTGGGACCACGTCGTCTTCGACGGCTTCCTCGGCACCCGCATGGTGCTGCAGACCATCTGGCAGGGCTGCGACTCCGCGCTCGCCGCGCCGCTGGTCCTCGACCTCGTCCGGATCGTCGCCCGCGCCCACGAGGCCGGGATGTCGGGGCCGGTGCCGGGCCTCGGGTTCTTCTTCAAGGACCCGGACGGCGGCCCGCCCGGGCTCGCCGACCAGTGGCGCGAGCTGCTGTCGGTCGCGGAGCGCCTGCGGGTGCCGCGATGA
- a CDS encoding ThuA domain-containing protein has product MKAPRRLALAAAAVIVTSLAMNTSAVAEKPAKKAEGEHVLVFSKTAGFRHDSIPDGIAAIQQLGADNGFTVDATEDAGAFTAGNLEQYDAVVFLSTTGDVLDAAQQQAFEDYVAAGGGYVGVHAAADTEYDWPFYGGLVGAYFHSHPHNQQATVKVEDHDHPATAHLGDDWVRFDEWYNYRTNPRDQARVLATLDESSYTGGNMGEDHPIAWCQTYENGRSFYTGGGHTKESYAEPEFRTHLLGGIQYAAGAVESDCSVAETDYTPIFDGTSTEGWKQAGPGSFRLEDGTLTSEGGMGMLWYEAREFTSYSLKLDWRMEGDDNSGVFIGFPPSDDPWSAVNNGYEIQIDATDSPDRTTGAVYGFQSADIAARDEALNPPGEWNTFELRVEGEHLQIYLNDVKINDFTNTDPARSLADGHIGIQNHGADDQVSFRDIRVKDLP; this is encoded by the coding sequence ATGAAAGCTCCCCGACGCCTCGCCCTCGCGGCGGCGGCCGTCATCGTGACCAGCCTGGCCATGAACACCTCCGCCGTCGCGGAGAAGCCCGCGAAGAAGGCGGAGGGCGAGCACGTGCTCGTCTTCTCCAAGACCGCGGGCTTCCGCCACGACTCCATCCCCGACGGCATCGCCGCCATCCAGCAGCTCGGCGCCGACAACGGCTTCACCGTCGACGCCACCGAGGACGCCGGCGCGTTCACGGCCGGCAACCTCGAGCAGTACGACGCCGTCGTCTTCCTCTCCACCACCGGAGACGTGCTCGACGCCGCCCAGCAACAGGCGTTCGAGGACTACGTCGCCGCCGGCGGCGGCTACGTCGGTGTACACGCCGCCGCCGACACCGAGTACGACTGGCCGTTCTACGGCGGCCTCGTCGGCGCGTACTTCCACTCGCACCCGCACAACCAGCAGGCCACGGTGAAGGTCGAGGACCACGACCACCCCGCCACCGCCCACCTGGGTGACGACTGGGTGCGCTTCGACGAGTGGTACAACTACCGCACCAACCCCCGCGACCAGGCCCGGGTGCTGGCCACCCTCGACGAGAGCTCGTACACCGGCGGCAACATGGGCGAGGACCACCCCATCGCCTGGTGCCAGACGTACGAGAACGGCCGGTCCTTCTACACCGGCGGCGGGCACACCAAGGAGTCGTACGCCGAGCCGGAGTTCCGCACCCATCTGCTCGGCGGCATCCAGTACGCCGCCGGGGCCGTCGAGTCCGACTGCAGTGTGGCCGAGACCGACTACACTCCGATCTTCGACGGCACCTCCACGGAGGGCTGGAAGCAGGCCGGTCCCGGCTCGTTCCGCCTGGAGGACGGCACCCTGACCTCGGAAGGGGGGATGGGCATGCTGTGGTACGAGGCCAGGGAGTTCACCTCGTACTCCCTCAAGCTCGACTGGCGGATGGAGGGCGACGACAACTCCGGCGTCTTCATCGGGTTCCCGCCCTCCGACGACCCCTGGTCGGCCGTGAACAACGGCTACGAGATCCAGATCGACGCCACCGACTCCCCGGACCGGACCACGGGTGCCGTCTACGGCTTCCAGTCCGCGGACATCGCGGCGCGCGACGAGGCCCTCAACCCGCCGGGGGAGTGGAACACCTTCGAGCTGCGCGTCGAGGGTGAGCACTTGCAGATCTACCTCAATGACGTGAAGATCAACGACTTCACCAACACCGATCCCGCCCGCAGCCTGGCGGACGGACATATCGGAATCCAGAACCACGGTGCCGACGACCAGGTGTCGTTCCGGGACATCCGGGTGAAGGATCTTCCGTGA